One genomic region from Rhodococcus sp. SBT000017 encodes:
- the ehuD gene encoding ectoine/hydroxyectoine ABC transporter permease subunit EhuD has product MSVDWSWERAWDALPFLLEGFKITLLATVLGFVLAAALGLVIAVVRHSGPKFVTVPLRMVTEFIRLTPLIVQLLFAYYLLPQFSALQIGITVLGIHYSTYMAEVYRAGIDAVPPGQWEAARALSLPSTRTWRAVVLPQAVRSTTPALGNYAISMFKDTPFLFAITVVEMVTAAQQYGASTFQYLEPITLAGVIFLLASYPTSILIRRLEKSLAY; this is encoded by the coding sequence ATGAGCGTCGACTGGAGTTGGGAACGCGCCTGGGACGCCCTGCCATTCCTGCTCGAAGGCTTCAAGATCACCCTGCTGGCCACCGTGCTCGGATTCGTCCTCGCTGCGGCCCTCGGTCTGGTGATCGCGGTAGTACGGCACTCGGGACCGAAGTTCGTCACCGTTCCACTGCGTATGGTCACCGAGTTCATCCGTCTGACACCGCTGATCGTGCAGTTGCTGTTCGCGTACTACCTACTGCCACAGTTCTCTGCGTTGCAGATCGGTATCACCGTCCTCGGCATCCACTACTCGACCTACATGGCCGAGGTGTACCGAGCCGGAATCGACGCCGTCCCACCGGGACAGTGGGAAGCAGCGCGCGCGCTGTCGCTGCCGAGTACCAGGACGTGGCGCGCGGTGGTCCTGCCACAGGCCGTGCGCAGCACGACGCCTGCGCTGGGCAACTACGCGATTTCGATGTTCAAGGACACGCCGTTCCTGTTCGCGATCACCGTCGTCGAGATGGTCACAGCGGCGCAGCAGTACGGCGCGAGCACGTTCCAATACCTCGAGCCGATCACGTTGGCCGGCGTCATCTTCCTGTTGGCGAGCTACCCGACATCGATCCTCATCAGAAGACTGGAGAAGTCCCTTGCCTACTGA
- the ehuB gene encoding ectoine/hydroxyectoine ABC transporter substrate-binding protein EhuB translates to MAHTVLNTGSTKKIITTLAGTALVAGSLAGCTSTNTDDGADRLQSLRDAGTITVGVAGEAPYSFEENGELTGATIALHREIFGNLGIDTVEGVNADFGALIPGLQANRFDVVSAGMSILPQRCEQAAFGDPEFNYTTALMVPTGNPAGLTDMQSVADSGLQLATMTGAIESDYAEALGISSQQVAAPQDGMDAVTSGRADVFALTAISLNWMKTNNPDAPVDVTESFVAEIDGEPQVGAGATVFRTDDQELLDAYNEELAKITSNTDAYLDIVGDFGFTAEELPDPSLTTAMLCEG, encoded by the coding sequence ATGGCACACACTGTGCTGAACACAGGCTCGACGAAGAAGATCATCACCACCCTCGCCGGTACCGCACTCGTTGCAGGCAGCCTCGCAGGATGTACCTCCACCAACACCGACGACGGTGCCGATCGCCTGCAGTCACTGCGCGACGCCGGCACCATCACCGTCGGAGTTGCCGGTGAAGCGCCGTACAGCTTCGAGGAGAACGGCGAATTGACCGGCGCAACAATCGCTTTGCACCGCGAGATCTTCGGCAATCTCGGCATCGACACCGTCGAGGGTGTCAATGCCGACTTCGGCGCGCTGATCCCTGGCCTGCAGGCCAATCGATTCGACGTCGTCAGCGCCGGAATGTCGATCCTTCCGCAGCGTTGCGAGCAGGCCGCCTTCGGCGACCCGGAGTTCAACTACACCACCGCACTGATGGTTCCGACAGGTAACCCGGCAGGTTTGACCGACATGCAGTCCGTGGCAGACAGTGGCCTGCAGTTGGCCACGATGACCGGCGCTATCGAGTCCGATTACGCCGAGGCACTGGGCATTTCGAGCCAGCAGGTCGCCGCACCGCAGGACGGTATGGACGCCGTCACCTCCGGCCGTGCCGACGTGTTCGCCCTGACGGCCATCTCGCTGAACTGGATGAAGACCAACAATCCCGACGCACCGGTGGACGTCACCGAGTCCTTCGTCGCCGAGATCGACGGTGAGCCGCAGGTGGGGGCCGGTGCCACCGTGTTCCGCACCGACGATCAGGAGCTGCTGGACGCGTACAACGAGGAGCTCGCGAAGATCACCTCGAACACCGACGCGTACCTCGACATCGTCGGGGACTTCGGCTTCACCGCCGAGGAGCTACCGGATCCGAGCTTGACCACCGCTATGCTCTGCGAGGGCTGA
- a CDS encoding aminoglycoside 3'-phosphotransferase: MSVPDGDVRIPTVVRELAGSEDIEPVWSNELGGLTFRLGGERYVKWTPAETSIDLNEEARRLKWVIRYSPVPKVLENGSDRSGSWMITEALPWESAVADRWFADPARAVRAAATGLRAFHDAVPVEQCPFDWSVRTRVGDRDLPVDPPSIDRLVVCHGDACMPNTLIADDGSWAAHVDMGTMGVADRWADLAPAIWSTEYNFGRNYREAFLDAYGVELDRERLDYYLWLWEST, from the coding sequence ATGAGTGTGCCCGACGGCGACGTCCGGATCCCGACCGTGGTGCGGGAGTTGGCGGGGTCCGAAGACATCGAGCCGGTATGGTCGAATGAGCTGGGCGGGTTGACGTTTCGTCTCGGAGGGGAGCGGTACGTCAAATGGACGCCGGCCGAAACCTCGATAGATCTGAATGAGGAGGCACGACGCCTGAAGTGGGTGATTCGGTACAGCCCGGTGCCGAAGGTTCTCGAGAACGGTTCTGACCGTTCGGGTTCCTGGATGATCACCGAGGCCCTGCCGTGGGAGAGCGCGGTAGCAGATCGCTGGTTCGCAGATCCGGCACGTGCGGTCCGTGCGGCGGCGACCGGTCTTCGGGCCTTTCACGATGCAGTCCCCGTCGAGCAATGCCCGTTCGACTGGTCGGTGCGTACCCGAGTCGGCGATCGCGACCTGCCGGTCGATCCTCCGTCGATCGACAGGCTCGTGGTCTGCCACGGCGACGCCTGCATGCCCAACACTCTGATCGCCGACGACGGATCCTGGGCAGCGCACGTCGACATGGGTACGATGGGCGTCGCCGACCGCTGGGCGGACTTGGCACCGGCCATCTGGAGCACCGAGTACAACTTCGGGCGCAACTACCGTGAGGCATTCTTGGACGCGTACGGCGTCGAACTCGACCGCGAGCGCCTCGACTACTACCTGTGGTTGTGGGAATCGACCTGA
- a CDS encoding AMP-binding protein, translating into MTGLDTPLTPLRFLERAAEVHPDKTAVVDGPRTFTYEQFAADVTRLAHALRASGVGHGDRVAYIASNSAELLFAHYAVPLAGAVLVAINTRLSPAEVRYICDHSGSVLLVGDSDLLTGLGTDPIADSVREIVETPSVDGTYAELPHTTRYDAFFERGSDDPMEWEVDDETSTITINYTSGTTGRPKGVMYSHRGAYLNSLGELHHQGFGINTRYLWTLPMFHCNGWCTTWAITAASGTHVCLRGVRGDAIWSAIDDGVDHLAGAPTVLTTLATAAEAHSLDRPLTIVTAGAPPSPTIIGKIRALGATLVHVYGLTETYGPYSVCEPKQEWLELDGDEQARRLARQGVGMLTADRLRVVRERSGPGGALIDVEPDGAEMGEIVMRGNNVMKGYYNDTAGTTQAFAGGWFHSGDLGVMHPDGYVQLLDRAKDVVISGGENISTIEVEQALASHPAVADVAVIGVPDDKWGERPKAFVVLAPGADASEADLVAHVKSAIASYKAPRAVEFIVELPKTSTGKIRKKELRDAEWGSATSKIKG; encoded by the coding sequence ATGACCGGTCTCGATACTCCCCTGACGCCCCTTCGCTTCCTCGAACGCGCAGCGGAGGTCCACCCCGACAAGACCGCGGTGGTGGACGGGCCGAGGACATTCACCTACGAGCAGTTCGCAGCCGACGTCACCCGGCTCGCACACGCACTGCGCGCGTCGGGTGTCGGCCACGGAGATCGAGTGGCTTACATCGCGTCCAACTCTGCAGAGCTGTTGTTCGCGCACTACGCGGTTCCACTGGCCGGCGCCGTTCTGGTCGCGATCAACACCAGACTGTCGCCCGCCGAAGTTCGCTACATCTGCGATCATTCCGGTTCGGTTCTGCTGGTTGGCGATTCGGACCTGCTGACCGGACTCGGAACAGATCCGATCGCCGACTCGGTCCGTGAGATCGTCGAGACACCCTCCGTCGACGGCACGTACGCCGAGCTGCCGCACACCACTCGATACGACGCCTTCTTCGAACGTGGCTCGGACGATCCGATGGAGTGGGAGGTCGACGACGAGACCTCGACCATCACGATCAACTACACCTCGGGCACCACCGGTCGACCCAAGGGCGTCATGTACAGCCACCGCGGTGCCTACCTCAATTCGCTCGGAGAACTGCACCACCAGGGATTCGGGATCAATACTCGTTATCTGTGGACGCTGCCGATGTTCCATTGCAACGGGTGGTGCACGACGTGGGCGATCACTGCTGCGTCGGGCACACATGTTTGCCTTCGCGGTGTCCGCGGCGATGCGATCTGGTCGGCCATCGACGACGGCGTCGACCACCTCGCCGGGGCACCGACCGTGCTGACCACTCTTGCCACTGCGGCAGAGGCGCATTCGCTCGATCGACCGCTGACCATCGTTACTGCTGGCGCTCCTCCCAGCCCGACGATCATCGGCAAGATCCGTGCGTTGGGCGCGACGCTCGTACATGTCTACGGCCTCACCGAGACCTACGGTCCGTACTCGGTGTGCGAGCCGAAGCAGGAATGGCTCGAGCTCGACGGTGACGAGCAGGCTCGACGCTTGGCTCGACAGGGAGTCGGCATGCTCACTGCCGACCGCTTGCGCGTGGTACGCGAAAGATCCGGTCCGGGTGGAGCACTGATCGACGTCGAGCCCGACGGCGCGGAAATGGGTGAGATCGTCATGCGCGGCAACAACGTCATGAAGGGGTACTACAACGACACCGCAGGCACGACGCAGGCCTTCGCAGGCGGATGGTTCCATTCCGGAGACCTCGGGGTGATGCATCCCGACGGCTACGTTCAACTACTGGATCGCGCCAAGGACGTCGTCATTTCCGGCGGCGAGAACATCTCGACGATCGAGGTCGAACAGGCACTTGCGAGCCACCCCGCCGTTGCCGACGTCGCGGTGATCGGGGTACCGGACGACAAGTGGGGTGAACGGCCCAAGGCATTCGTGGTGTTGGCACCCGGCGCGGACGCGTCGGAGGCAGACCTCGTAGCGCACGTGAAATCTGCTATCGCCTCGTACAAAGCCCCGCGTGCAGTCGAATTCATCGTCGAGCTGCCGAAAACATCGACCGGCAAGATCAGGAAGAAGGAGCTGCGCGACGCGGAGTGGGGCTCGGCGACGTCGAAGATCAAGGGGTAG
- a CDS encoding ABC-F family ATP-binding cassette domain-containing protein, with protein MSWIRLNDVAKGYDQKVMLREVFFRLSDGDRVGLIGRNGTGKTTLLQLLLGRETPDTGTVDVTEGARIGYFSQFSELDGDRSIQAELESLFVAVHAIEVELAEVEAALGGDLDEKQMYKLVDRQAELLDAMENSGGWTYHQQIDTVLSMLGFNTERRELPVDRLSGGWRNRAALAKILIEAPDVLLLDEPTNFLDVAGIAWLERWLRDFRGALLVVSHDRAFLEQVVTSIVEIENHHLQTYDGSYSEYVQQKQFRLKNLEREFSNEQQLLAYEQEAISDRKEAVKNPSGVLKRRLANIKKSKSPRPVDTVVTAIYGGLHVHDNLAEITGISKGYGEQRLFENISFTVHRGDRIAITGPNGCGKTTLVDILVGAEQPDSGKIKWKTKAPSFIYYNQVLADLDLDDTVSHSVNAMPGSLALTATKKEVHRFLTLLQFSELDLKSKIGVLSGGQKARVALAQCLLFGAGVIVLDEPTNHLDLQSTQVLERALMAFPGAVILVSHDRFFVEKVAFRQLSFDGKGGVTEIAGVQMA; from the coding sequence TTGAGCTGGATTCGCTTGAACGACGTTGCCAAGGGATACGACCAGAAGGTGATGTTGCGTGAGGTGTTCTTCCGCCTCTCCGACGGCGACCGTGTCGGTCTGATCGGGCGCAACGGCACGGGCAAGACCACCCTGCTGCAGCTTCTTCTCGGGCGTGAGACTCCCGATACGGGAACGGTCGATGTCACCGAGGGCGCCCGGATCGGCTACTTCTCGCAGTTCTCGGAACTCGACGGCGATCGCAGCATCCAGGCGGAACTCGAATCGCTTTTCGTCGCTGTCCACGCGATCGAGGTCGAATTGGCCGAGGTCGAGGCCGCACTCGGGGGCGACCTCGACGAGAAGCAGATGTACAAGCTCGTCGATCGCCAAGCCGAATTGCTCGACGCCATGGAGAACAGCGGCGGCTGGACCTATCACCAACAGATCGACACGGTGCTCTCCATGCTCGGCTTCAACACGGAGCGGCGTGAACTGCCCGTCGATCGACTGTCCGGGGGCTGGCGCAACCGCGCGGCTCTGGCCAAAATTCTGATCGAAGCGCCGGATGTGCTGCTCCTCGACGAGCCGACCAACTTCCTCGACGTGGCCGGTATCGCGTGGCTCGAGCGCTGGCTGCGTGACTTTCGAGGAGCGCTTCTGGTCGTCTCGCACGACCGCGCCTTCCTCGAGCAGGTCGTCACCAGCATCGTCGAGATCGAGAACCATCACCTGCAGACCTACGACGGTAGCTACTCGGAATACGTTCAGCAGAAACAGTTTCGACTCAAGAACCTCGAGCGTGAGTTCAGCAACGAGCAACAGCTGCTGGCGTACGAACAGGAAGCGATCAGCGATCGCAAGGAAGCGGTGAAGAACCCCAGCGGGGTGCTCAAGCGTCGACTCGCGAACATCAAGAAGAGCAAAAGCCCGCGCCCGGTCGACACTGTGGTCACTGCGATCTACGGCGGACTGCACGTCCACGACAACCTGGCGGAGATCACGGGTATCTCCAAAGGCTATGGCGAGCAACGACTCTTCGAGAACATCTCGTTCACCGTGCATCGCGGTGACCGCATCGCCATCACCGGACCCAACGGATGCGGCAAGACGACCCTCGTCGACATCCTCGTCGGTGCCGAGCAACCGGACAGCGGCAAGATCAAGTGGAAGACCAAGGCACCGTCGTTCATCTACTACAACCAGGTGCTGGCCGATCTAGATCTCGACGACACCGTGTCGCATTCGGTCAATGCGATGCCGGGCAGCCTCGCACTGACCGCGACCAAGAAGGAAGTCCATCGCTTTCTGACCCTGCTGCAGTTCTCGGAGTTGGATCTCAAATCGAAGATCGGTGTTCTGTCCGGTGGCCAGAAGGCCCGAGTTGCTCTGGCGCAGTGTCTGTTGTTCGGCGCAGGGGTCATCGTGCTCGACGAGCCCACCAACCACCTCGACCTGCAGAGCACCCAGGTTCTCGAACGTGCCCTGATGGCGTTCCCCGGCGCGGTGATCTTGGTGAGCCACGACAGGTTCTTCGTCGAGAAGGTGGCCTTTCGCCAGTTGTCGTTCGACGGCAAGGGTGGGGTCACCGAAATCGCCGGCGTCCAGATGGCGTGA
- the ehuC gene encoding ectoine/hydroxyectoine ABC transporter permease subunit EhuC, whose translation MNENIETFLDSWPRIQEGILTTVYLTLGGAALAFALALLLGLAAGNRHMYVRAPARFVVEFFRGTSLLVQLFWLFYVLPLLGFQLEAMFCGILALGLNYGAYGAEVVRGSIAAVAKPQWEAALALNFTPWQRLHRVVFPQAWVQMIPPLTNLLIQLLKGSALASFVLLQDLTYQITQLRRTTGDTLFAFGVGLVIYFVIAYILTLLMNLLEVRAKGRLGSGPSMREVLRLEPERVDQNVGVGR comes from the coding sequence GTGAACGAGAACATCGAGACCTTCCTGGATTCGTGGCCGCGAATCCAGGAAGGCATCCTCACGACCGTCTATCTGACCCTCGGCGGAGCCGCTCTCGCCTTCGCTCTGGCACTACTTCTGGGCCTGGCAGCGGGAAACCGGCACATGTACGTACGCGCACCCGCTCGCTTCGTCGTCGAATTCTTCCGTGGCACATCGTTGCTGGTTCAGCTGTTCTGGCTGTTCTATGTGTTGCCGCTGTTGGGTTTTCAACTCGAAGCCATGTTCTGTGGAATTCTCGCGCTCGGTCTCAACTACGGTGCCTACGGTGCCGAGGTCGTGCGCGGATCCATTGCCGCCGTCGCGAAGCCGCAGTGGGAAGCCGCGTTGGCACTGAACTTCACCCCCTGGCAACGACTGCACCGCGTCGTGTTCCCGCAGGCGTGGGTGCAGATGATTCCGCCGCTGACGAACCTGCTGATTCAGCTGCTCAAAGGCAGTGCACTCGCCAGTTTCGTTCTGCTGCAGGACCTCACGTACCAGATCACCCAGCTGCGACGCACCACCGGCGACACGCTGTTCGCCTTCGGTGTCGGACTTGTCATCTACTTCGTCATCGCGTACATCCTCACGCTGCTGATGAACCTGCTCGAAGTGCGGGCCAAGGGGCGCTTGGGATCCGGGCCGTCGATGCGTGAAGTGCTGCGTCTCGAGCCCGAACGCGTCGATCAGAACGTGGGGGTGGGTCGATGA
- a CDS encoding LLM class flavin-dependent oxidoreductase, protein MAQRRERMVLGAYLSYGTGHHAASWRHPTTSVDSTRSFRHHVRMIETAEHYGFDLMFLSDAPAVFNDDRGGRGGRVASFEPMTLMSALATHSHDIGLVVTSSTTYKEPYNVAREYASLDLISGGRACWNLVTTSKLAAARNFGLPAHPEHAYRYSRAEEFVDVVRELWDTWEDDAFESDKSSGFFYDPRKRHPVRFRGSVFDLDAELNVPRPPQGHPILVQAGASHAGRQLAARTADIVFTAQTDIESAVAFTADIDERASGFERNDSAVIVLPGLTTYLGKTDAEACEKVAELQALIEPEFGISMLSDLVGGFDLSGCDPEGPLPVLPASNANTSRRKLIEHLAYERGWNIRKLYEHMTTSRGHLTLVGSYDHVADEIERWFVRGAADGFNVMPPLLPDGLSEFGEHVVGRLERRGLFDAEYGPGTLREKLGLQRPVGKRVHAEA, encoded by the coding sequence ATGGCCCAGCGACGTGAACGAATGGTGCTGGGAGCGTACCTTTCGTATGGAACCGGGCACCATGCGGCGTCATGGCGTCATCCCACTACCAGCGTGGATTCGACCAGAAGCTTCCGCCATCACGTACGGATGATCGAAACCGCAGAGCATTACGGCTTCGATCTGATGTTTCTCTCGGATGCACCTGCTGTGTTCAATGACGACCGCGGGGGGCGGGGCGGTCGCGTGGCATCGTTCGAGCCGATGACACTGATGAGTGCCCTGGCGACACACAGTCATGACATCGGCCTCGTCGTCACCTCGTCCACTACCTACAAGGAGCCGTACAACGTCGCACGCGAGTATGCGAGCCTGGATCTGATCAGCGGCGGCAGGGCGTGCTGGAATTTGGTGACCACCTCTAAGCTTGCGGCGGCACGCAACTTCGGCTTACCGGCGCATCCCGAGCACGCATATCGTTATTCGCGCGCAGAGGAATTCGTCGACGTGGTGCGGGAGCTCTGGGACACATGGGAGGACGACGCGTTCGAGTCCGACAAGAGTTCGGGTTTCTTCTACGATCCGCGCAAAAGGCACCCCGTTCGGTTCAGGGGGTCTGTGTTCGACCTCGATGCGGAGCTGAATGTACCCAGGCCACCGCAAGGTCATCCGATCCTCGTACAGGCAGGTGCTTCGCATGCTGGGCGTCAGTTGGCCGCTCGCACCGCAGATATCGTATTCACTGCTCAGACCGATATTGAGTCGGCAGTTGCGTTCACGGCCGACATCGATGAGCGAGCATCAGGCTTCGAGCGGAACGATTCTGCGGTGATCGTATTGCCTGGTTTGACAACCTATTTGGGAAAGACCGACGCCGAGGCGTGCGAGAAGGTCGCTGAACTGCAGGCTCTCATCGAGCCCGAGTTCGGGATCAGTATGCTCTCCGATTTGGTCGGCGGCTTCGATCTGAGCGGCTGCGACCCGGAAGGTCCGCTGCCGGTGCTACCCGCGAGCAACGCCAATACCAGCCGTCGCAAGCTCATCGAGCACTTGGCGTACGAACGGGGCTGGAACATCCGAAAGTTGTACGAACACATGACCACATCCCGAGGGCACCTCACTCTTGTGGGCAGTTACGACCATGTGGCGGACGAAATCGAACGGTGGTTCGTTCGCGGAGCGGCAGATGGATTCAACGTGATGCCGCCGTTGCTTCCTGACGGATTGTCTGAGTTCGGTGAACACGTCGTCGGACGGCTCGAGCGACGTGGGCTCTTCGACGCGGAATACGGGCCGGGAACGCTGCGGGAAAAGCTCGGATTGCAGCGGCCGGTCGGCAAGCGCGTTCACGCAGAGGCGTGA
- a CDS encoding isocitrate lyase/phosphoenolpyruvate mutase family protein: MSAMPRPRQRSQKGGSVEPVSNLERSGLLRKALKDNGFCRIIEVHSPAAAIIAERSRGSNREFDGFWSSSLTDSALRGLPDTELLDPRSRIEWATATVALTKKPLIIDGDTGGRCEHFAFSVRHMEREGLSAVIIEDKAGEKRNSLLSGDDLHTMAGVDAFAEKIAVGKAAQASDGFMVIARLEGLITGLPREEILARAAAYVAAGADGLVVHSRSSDENLVIGLARELRVRHPDTPLVAIPTAYPGTGEDELIRAGINLVIYANQMFRASLLAMESVAQSILDNGRALEAEPHCLATHDLLHLTEGLHESRGPEFARVL, translated from the coding sequence ATGTCAGCTATGCCACGTCCGCGCCAACGTTCGCAGAAGGGGGGCTCAGTGGAGCCTGTTTCAAATTTGGAGAGATCCGGACTTCTACGTAAAGCACTGAAGGACAACGGGTTTTGCCGAATAATCGAGGTGCACAGTCCGGCTGCAGCAATCATTGCCGAACGTTCGCGCGGCTCCAATCGAGAGTTCGATGGTTTCTGGTCGAGTTCACTCACAGACTCGGCGTTGCGTGGGTTGCCAGACACCGAGTTACTCGATCCGCGATCCCGGATCGAATGGGCAACAGCGACCGTCGCTCTGACCAAGAAGCCCCTGATCATCGACGGTGATACCGGAGGGCGATGTGAGCACTTCGCGTTCAGCGTCCGGCACATGGAACGGGAAGGCCTGTCTGCAGTAATCATCGAGGACAAGGCAGGCGAGAAGCGGAACTCGTTGCTCTCCGGCGACGATCTGCACACAATGGCGGGTGTGGACGCGTTCGCCGAAAAGATCGCCGTCGGGAAGGCCGCGCAGGCCAGCGATGGCTTCATGGTCATCGCACGCCTCGAAGGCCTGATCACGGGCTTGCCGAGAGAGGAGATTCTGGCTCGTGCCGCCGCGTACGTCGCCGCAGGTGCCGATGGGTTGGTCGTTCACAGCCGGAGTTCGGACGAAAACCTGGTCATCGGCCTTGCGCGTGAGCTTCGGGTCAGGCATCCCGATACACCGCTCGTGGCGATTCCAACGGCTTATCCCGGCACCGGCGAGGACGAACTGATCAGGGCTGGAATCAATCTCGTCATATACGCGAATCAGATGTTCCGTGCATCGTTACTTGCGATGGAGTCTGTCGCACAGTCTATCCTGGACAACGGTAGGGCGCTTGAAGCCGAACCACACTGTCTTGCAACACATGACCTGTTACATCTTACCGAAGGGCTGCACGAGTCGAGGGGTCCCGAGTTCGCGAGGGTTCTCTGA
- the ehuA gene encoding ectoine/hydroxyectoine ABC transporter ATP-binding protein EhuA, translating into MIKFDKVVKQFGDHVVLDHLDFQVRRGERVALIGPSGSGKTTILRLLMTIEKVNDGVIWIEDEPLTHQRKGDKLVVASEKHLRKVRTRIGMVFQQFNLFPNMTVLQNITEAPIHVLGKSKAEATERARELLQTVGLSDKENAHPTKLSGGQQQRVAIARALAMDPDILLLDEVTSALDPELVADVLDVLRTIAETTDITMLIVTHEMGFARDVADRVLVFDEGKILEEGPPEDIFSNPQQERTQRFLKAVLSQ; encoded by the coding sequence ATGATCAAGTTCGACAAGGTGGTCAAGCAGTTCGGCGACCACGTCGTTCTCGATCATCTCGATTTCCAGGTTCGCCGCGGCGAACGCGTCGCGTTGATCGGGCCCAGTGGCTCCGGTAAGACCACGATTCTGCGTTTGTTGATGACCATCGAGAAGGTCAACGACGGTGTCATCTGGATCGAGGACGAGCCGCTGACGCATCAGCGCAAGGGCGACAAGCTCGTCGTCGCGTCGGAGAAGCACCTTCGGAAAGTGCGTACTCGCATCGGCATGGTCTTCCAACAGTTCAACCTGTTTCCCAACATGACGGTGCTGCAGAACATCACCGAAGCTCCGATTCACGTACTCGGCAAGAGCAAGGCCGAGGCCACCGAGCGTGCGCGCGAGCTGCTGCAGACGGTGGGGTTGTCCGACAAGGAGAATGCGCATCCGACCAAGCTGTCCGGCGGACAGCAGCAGCGCGTGGCGATCGCCCGGGCGTTGGCCATGGATCCGGACATCCTGCTCCTCGACGAGGTGACATCGGCGCTCGATCCCGAGCTCGTCGCCGACGTACTGGACGTGCTGCGCACCATCGCCGAGACCACAGACATCACGATGCTCATCGTGACCCACGAAATGGGATTCGCTCGCGACGTGGCCGACCGTGTTCTCGTCTTCGACGAGGGCAAGATCCTCGAAGAGGGCCCGCCGGAGGACATCTTCAGCAACCCACAGCAGGAGCGGACGCAGCGGTTCCTGAAAGCTGTTCTTTCACAGTAG